Proteins encoded by one window of Phenylobacterium soli:
- the ntrC gene encoding nitrogen regulation protein NR(I) — MNAVAKKILIADDDSSIRLVLSQAFTRLGYQVRATGNATTLLKWVSDGEGDLVVTDVVMPDENVFNVLPRIRKQRPKLPIIVMSAQNNLVTAVNAAEVGAFEYVPKPFDLDDMTSAARRALARPADAEAAKAQARAVRDDRLPLIGRSAPMQEVYRTIARLVGADLTVLITGESGTGKELVARALHDMGRRRDGKFVVINLAAVPRERVEAELFGKEDGAVGKLVEADGGTLFLDEIGDMPLDAQTRLLRVIDGSEPALNPKTGRRPNVRIIAATNRDLRGLIQQGLFREDLFFRLNVAPLRLPPLRDRVEDIPDLARAFLLRANREGLPAKTIDAGALERLKVHPWPGNVRELENLVRRICALYAEDLITPRIVERELADQQPVIDGEDKPATLSQLVERKLSSYFADQPDGVPPAGLYDRVLEEVERPLIQLTLTATRGNQVRAAEILGLNRNTLRKKIQDLGVEISRGRR, encoded by the coding sequence ATGAACGCGGTCGCCAAGAAGATCCTGATCGCCGACGACGATTCCTCGATCCGGCTGGTCCTGTCCCAGGCGTTCACCCGCCTCGGCTACCAGGTCCGCGCCACGGGCAACGCCACCACCCTGCTGAAGTGGGTTTCGGACGGGGAGGGCGACCTCGTCGTCACCGACGTGGTGATGCCGGACGAGAACGTCTTCAATGTGCTGCCGCGCATCCGCAAGCAGCGGCCGAAGCTGCCGATCATCGTGATGAGCGCGCAGAACAACCTGGTCACGGCCGTCAACGCGGCGGAGGTGGGCGCCTTCGAATATGTGCCCAAGCCCTTCGACCTCGACGACATGACCTCGGCCGCGCGGCGGGCGCTCGCCAGGCCCGCGGACGCCGAGGCGGCCAAGGCCCAGGCCCGCGCCGTGCGCGACGACCGCCTGCCGCTTATCGGCCGTTCGGCGCCGATGCAGGAGGTCTACCGGACCATCGCGCGCCTGGTGGGCGCCGACCTGACCGTGCTGATCACCGGCGAGAGCGGCACCGGCAAGGAGCTGGTCGCCCGCGCCCTGCACGACATGGGGCGCCGACGCGACGGCAAGTTCGTGGTCATCAACCTGGCCGCGGTGCCGCGGGAGCGCGTCGAGGCCGAGTTGTTTGGCAAGGAGGACGGAGCGGTCGGCAAGCTGGTCGAGGCGGACGGCGGCACCCTGTTCCTGGACGAGATCGGCGACATGCCGCTCGACGCCCAGACCCGCCTGCTGCGGGTGATCGACGGCTCGGAGCCCGCGCTCAACCCGAAGACCGGCCGCCGGCCCAACGTCCGCATCATCGCCGCCACCAACCGCGACCTGCGGGGCCTCATCCAGCAGGGCCTGTTCCGCGAAGACCTGTTCTTCCGTCTGAACGTCGCGCCCCTGCGCCTGCCGCCGCTGCGCGACCGGGTGGAGGACATCCCGGACCTGGCGCGCGCCTTCCTGCTGCGGGCCAACCGCGAGGGGCTTCCGGCGAAGACCATCGACGCCGGCGCGCTCGAGCGGCTCAAGGTGCACCCGTGGCCGGGCAATGTCCGCGAGCTCGAGAACCTCGTTCGCCGGATCTGCGCCCTTTACGCCGAGGACCTCATCACTCCGAGGATCGTCGAGCGCGAGCTCGCCGACCAGCAGCCGGTGATCGACGGGGAGGACAAGCCGGCCACCCTCTCGCAGCTCGTCGAGCGCAAGCTCTCCTCCTATTTCGCCGACCAGCCGGACGGCGTGCCGCCTGCGGGCCTCTACGATCGCGTGCTCGAGGAGGTGGAGCGTCCGCTGATCCAGCTCACCCTGACGGCCACGCGCGGCAACCAGGTGCGGGCGGCGGAGATCCTCGGCCTCAACCGCAACACCCTGCGCAAGAAGATCCAGGACCTGGGCGTGGAAATCAGTCGCGGGCGCCGCTGA